The sequence ATGTATCATTATTGTAACATATTACACCGATTAAGATAGCCATATCAACAAATTTTTTTCTTTTTTTACATTTTCGGCAAAAAACACAGCCGTCTGCGTTTTTTACACAAACGGCTGCACTCACTCGGCGGACATCGTTCTGTCGTCTGCTGCCTCCATAAGTCCTTTCGCCACTTTCTCCAAAGCCTTTTTCTCAATACGACTGACATACGAACGTGAAATACCGAGCCGCTGCGCCACCTCTCGCTGTGTCTTGCGATCCTCGTCCGCCAGTCCGAATCGAAGCTCAAGTACCGTTTTTTCTCTTCCTTTCAGCTTTGCGACCTCACGCACCATGCGTTCCTGCTCGCATTGATTCTCCACCAGATCGGCCACCACATCAGGGTCCGTCCCCAATACATCGAGAAGCGTAATAGCATTGCCCTCTTTATCAACACCGATCGGATCGTTCAAACTGACTTCATATCGTGTTCGCTTCGTACTGCGCAGATGCATCAATATCTCATTCTCCACGCAGCGCGCCGCATATGTAGCCAACCGTATCTTCTTCGTCACATCGAACGTGTTGATGGCCTTGATAAGC comes from Selenomonadales bacterium and encodes:
- the sigK gene encoding RNA polymerase sporulation sigma factor SigK encodes the protein MVSGLALKCFSVLAAYVGSNTFPMPLSAQEEAEWLKKLAQGSTEAKDVLIERNLRLVAHIVKKFDNTGEETDDLISIGTIGLIKAINTFDVTKKIRLATYAARCVENEILMHLRSTKRTRYEVSLNDPIGVDKEGNAITLLDVLGTDPDVVADLVENQCEQERMVREVAKLKGREKTVLELRFGLADEDRKTQREVAQRLGISRSYVSRIEKKALEKVAKGLMEAADDRTMSAE